From one Deinococcus fonticola genomic stretch:
- the plsX gene encoding phosphate acyltransferase PlsX, giving the protein MTTDSMTADENQIPLSTLPVALDALGGDHGAPPNVDGAVQAARAGVPVLLVGDRVKLHAELGKHAGSSSLPLEVVDAPDVIGMNEHATDVRGRPQASINVCMKLVKEGKAAAAVSMGHSGATMTAALFTLGRVGGVDRPAILTHLPAQGGFTTLLDAGANTDVRPTYLVQWARLASVYLKVLEDRENPSVGLLSIGEEDHKGSGLVVETNALLRELHGKGVNFYGNVEGRDVFKGTTDIVLTDGFTGNVVLKLAEGEAKVLFGWVKEALNSNLKSKLGGLLARDALRGLAERMDPSTYGASILIGVRGLAFIGHGSADARAVKNALLRAARAHEGNLIPRLEAAFQEQPK; this is encoded by the coding sequence ATGACCACTGACTCGATGACCGCCGATGAGAACCAGATCCCGCTGAGTACGCTGCCTGTTGCCCTGGATGCGTTGGGCGGCGACCACGGCGCGCCGCCCAACGTGGACGGCGCCGTGCAGGCCGCCAGGGCAGGCGTGCCGGTGCTGCTGGTGGGTGACCGCGTAAAATTGCACGCGGAACTGGGCAAGCACGCGGGCAGCAGCAGCTTGCCGCTGGAGGTGGTGGACGCTCCGGACGTGATCGGCATGAACGAACACGCCACCGACGTGCGCGGCCGGCCGCAGGCCAGCATCAACGTGTGTATGAAACTGGTCAAGGAGGGCAAGGCCGCGGCGGCCGTCAGCATGGGGCACAGCGGCGCGACCATGACCGCCGCCCTGTTCACGCTGGGGCGCGTGGGGGGCGTGGATCGCCCGGCCATCCTGACCCACCTGCCGGCGCAGGGGGGCTTCACGACGCTGCTGGACGCCGGCGCCAACACCGATGTGCGCCCCACGTACCTGGTGCAGTGGGCGCGGCTGGCCAGCGTGTACCTCAAGGTGCTGGAAGACCGTGAGAACCCCAGCGTGGGCCTGCTTTCCATTGGCGAGGAAGACCACAAGGGCAGCGGACTGGTGGTGGAAACGAACGCCCTGCTGCGCGAGCTGCACGGCAAGGGCGTGAACTTCTACGGCAACGTGGAGGGCCGTGACGTGTTCAAAGGCACCACGGACATCGTGCTGACCGACGGCTTTACCGGAAACGTGGTGCTGAAACTGGCGGAGGGCGAGGCGAAGGTGCTGTTCGGCTGGGTCAAGGAAGCCCTGAACAGCAACCTGAAAAGCAAACTGGGCGGCCTGCTGGCCCGCGACGCCCTGCGCGGCCTGGCCGAGCGCATGGATCCCAGCACCTACGGCGCGAGCATCCTGATCGGTGTGCGCGGCCTGGCCTTCATCGGTCACGGCAGTGCCGACGCCCGCGCCGTGAAAAATGCCCTGCTGCGGGCCGCGCGTGCCCACGAGGGCAACCTGATTCCGCGTCTGGAAGCGGCTTTTCAGGAACAGCCGAAGTAA
- a CDS encoding mechanosensitive ion channel family protein: protein MLDEFLTQIVKPVVWLKLALSLLVAYAIYRFGRTLIRLLEPHVNHRLLQGVKWLWLLFVAVCWVAVATHAAYLPSVPLFFDLGQDIFNGLRASAGQFLVIVALSLIGWNLVGALSRRIVPDDDFTRRTVRIQTLKGVVESTLKVLIVIVTLIGALQTLGVNAAGLLAGVSVLGIAVGFGAQSLVKDVFTGFFILLEDQYGVGDVITVNTGQLSGTVEKLNLRITALRALDGTVHIVPNGQISTVSVSSKDWSRVVAAVDVTYNANINQALKVLEAVSNELYNDPEWKPFFLDKPEVQGVTQLAPDGVTIRALFKVQPKSQYAVGREFNRRIKIAMDQALIEIPSPQRALSFGAAPLEIKLVRGDRPPGSASTAPVSPAAPATEMTAHDRQNAPVKPTLTRDPEAGEIQS from the coding sequence ATGCTGGACGAATTCCTGACTCAGATTGTCAAGCCCGTGGTGTGGCTTAAACTCGCGCTGTCGCTGCTGGTGGCTTATGCCATCTACCGCTTTGGCCGCACGCTGATCCGGCTGCTGGAACCGCACGTGAATCACCGCCTGCTGCAAGGCGTGAAGTGGCTGTGGCTGCTGTTCGTGGCGGTGTGCTGGGTGGCGGTGGCGACCCACGCGGCGTACCTGCCGAGTGTGCCTCTCTTCTTCGATCTGGGGCAGGACATCTTCAACGGCCTGCGGGCCAGTGCGGGGCAGTTCCTGGTGATCGTGGCGCTCTCGCTGATCGGCTGGAACCTGGTGGGGGCACTGAGCAGGCGCATCGTGCCGGACGACGATTTCACGCGCCGCACGGTACGTATTCAGACCCTCAAAGGCGTGGTGGAAAGCACCCTGAAAGTCCTGATCGTGATCGTCACGCTGATCGGGGCCCTGCAGACGCTGGGCGTGAACGCGGCGGGCCTGCTGGCCGGGGTGTCGGTGCTGGGCATCGCGGTGGGCTTCGGGGCACAGAGCCTGGTAAAGGACGTGTTCACCGGATTTTTCATCCTGCTGGAGGATCAGTACGGGGTGGGCGACGTGATTACCGTGAACACCGGGCAACTCTCGGGCACGGTGGAGAAGTTGAACCTGCGCATCACGGCCCTGCGGGCGCTGGACGGTACTGTTCACATCGTGCCGAACGGGCAAATCAGCACGGTCAGCGTGAGCAGCAAGGACTGGTCGCGGGTGGTGGCGGCGGTGGACGTGACCTACAACGCCAACATCAACCAGGCTTTGAAGGTGCTGGAGGCCGTCAGCAACGAGCTGTACAACGATCCCGAGTGGAAGCCGTTCTTTCTGGACAAGCCGGAGGTGCAGGGCGTGACGCAACTCGCGCCGGACGGCGTGACCATCCGGGCGCTGTTCAAGGTGCAGCCCAAAAGCCAGTACGCGGTGGGCCGCGAGTTCAACCGCCGCATCAAGATCGCCATGGATCAGGCCCTGATCGAGATTCCGTCGCCGCAACGCGCCCTGAGTTTCGGGGCGGCCCCGCTGGAGATCAAGCTGGTGCGCGGTGACCGTCCGCCAGGGTCTGCTTCCACCGCTCCGGTGTCCCCGGCGGCGCCGGCCACCGAGATGACGGCGCATGATCGTCAGAACGCGCCGGTGAAACCCACCCTGACCCGTGACCCGGAGGCTGGGGAGATTCAGAGCTGA
- a CDS encoding DUF4097 family beta strand repeat-containing protein, with product MTTLPPPRPLRPVLRRMALGLALAVLGGLVAWRGATFSPTPGLETTLTPLEVPLDGPLPFDYAQAATLRFEANRANLLLNPLPPRSPLLLSGEARHRTRNPVNVSVRRAGRNVNVTAKLYVQALANDRVLPPSPEPFQHSLRASLTPTLPLSLNTLTVGGNQTINLAGLRLRALSARSDSGRLDLALPSRPGGPYALVTRSGRVEVTAPQGATPEALRVNSQSGDLQLELGGAVVDALNAGTQSGNVTLTLPRQVNRGTVTTASGDVQIDVPPATRGNLDIRTVSGDVTLRVPPGLRVRVRFTDRETLLLPPGTPAASSPQLDVFVDTASGEFNLQDD from the coding sequence GTGACCACCCTGCCGCCCCCACGCCCGCTGCGGCCCGTGCTGCGGCGCATGGCGCTCGGGCTGGCCCTTGCTGTCCTGGGTGGGCTGGTCGCCTGGCGCGGCGCGACCTTCAGCCCCACGCCCGGACTGGAAACGACCCTCACGCCACTGGAGGTGCCGCTGGACGGCCCGCTGCCCTTCGATTACGCCCAGGCCGCCACCTTGCGCTTTGAAGCCAACCGCGCCAACCTGCTGCTCAATCCGCTGCCTCCGCGCAGTCCGCTGCTGCTGAGCGGCGAGGCCCGCCACCGCACCCGCAACCCGGTCAACGTCAGCGTGCGCCGCGCCGGACGCAACGTGAACGTCACTGCCAAACTGTATGTGCAGGCGCTGGCGAACGACCGTGTGCTGCCGCCCTCCCCCGAACCGTTCCAGCACAGCCTGCGGGCCTCGTTGACGCCGACTTTGCCGCTGAGCCTCAATACCCTCACCGTGGGCGGCAACCAGACCATCAACCTGGCGGGCTTGCGTTTGCGTGCCCTGAGCGCCCGCAGCGACAGTGGCCGGCTGGATCTGGCCCTCCCGTCGCGTCCTGGCGGGCCTTACGCCCTGGTGACCCGCAGTGGCCGGGTGGAGGTCACCGCGCCCCAGGGGGCCACCCCCGAAGCCCTGCGCGTCAACTCGCAGAGCGGCGATCTCCAGCTGGAGCTGGGCGGGGCCGTCGTGGACGCCCTGAACGCCGGAACGCAGAGCGGGAACGTGACCCTGACCCTGCCCCGCCAGGTCAACCGGGGCACCGTGACCACGGCCAGCGGCGACGTGCAAATCGACGTGCCGCCCGCCACGCGCGGTAACCTGGACATTCGCACGGTCAGTGGCGACGTGACCCTGCGCGTGCCGCCGGGGCTGCGCGTGCGGGTGCGCTTTACGGACCGCGAAACCCTGCTGCTGCCGCCCGGCACGCCCGCCGCCAGTTCCCCGCAACTCGACGTGTTCGTAGACACCGCCAGCGGCGAATTCAACCTGCAAGATGATTAA
- a CDS encoding sensor histidine kinase translates to MLRAAAPVVFVVSRDTARAVSLKDSLKNTDVQHIPDAETLLREAHVQPPHVALLYTDTPGVPLWEVLPMLRQRSELSATQWLAVGSHGLGEMLSAGADALISDTTPLQALSLQVNNMLGRAQQHHDYQERVAQLQRKMDNWEHEERIRDQLVHMLVHDLKNPIAAVMGLLEIVEDDHRVPGDSRELITVARDEAQHLLHLTVNMLDVRKIQAGKMNLKRELVFSPMFSEIIELARGDVGSGLRDREVSAQVAQNMSPVSADPEILRRVMANLLSNALKHTTSGGTISLSVQVVGDQVHVSVRDNGEGIPAEDIPNLFAAFEQSRLTLHGRFDTGMGLAFCKMAIEEHGGSIWVESQRGKGSTFTFSLPYAQDNEEDDFAELLA, encoded by the coding sequence ATGCTCAGAGCTGCCGCCCCCGTCGTCTTCGTCGTCTCGCGGGACACCGCCCGCGCGGTGTCCCTCAAAGACAGCCTGAAAAACACGGACGTGCAGCACATCCCCGACGCCGAAACGCTGCTGCGTGAAGCGCATGTCCAGCCGCCCCACGTGGCCCTGCTGTACACCGACACGCCCGGCGTTCCGCTGTGGGAAGTGCTGCCCATGCTGCGTCAACGCAGCGAACTGAGCGCCACCCAGTGGCTGGCCGTGGGCAGTCACGGCCTGGGCGAAATGCTCAGCGCGGGCGCGGACGCCCTGATCAGCGACACCACGCCGCTCCAGGCCCTCAGCTTGCAGGTGAACAACATGCTGGGCCGCGCGCAGCAGCACCACGACTACCAGGAGCGTGTGGCCCAACTGCAACGCAAGATGGACAACTGGGAACACGAGGAGCGCATCCGCGACCAGCTCGTTCACATGCTCGTCCACGACCTGAAAAACCCCATCGCCGCCGTCATGGGCCTCCTCGAAATCGTCGAGGACGACCACCGCGTCCCCGGCGACTCGCGCGAACTGATTACGGTGGCCCGCGACGAAGCGCAGCACCTGCTGCACCTCACCGTCAACATGCTGGACGTCCGCAAAATCCAGGCCGGAAAAATGAACCTGAAACGCGAACTGGTGTTCAGCCCCATGTTCAGCGAAATCATCGAACTGGCCCGGGGCGACGTCGGCAGCGGCCTGCGCGACCGCGAAGTGAGCGCCCAGGTCGCCCAGAACATGAGTCCCGTCAGCGCCGACCCGGAAATCCTGCGCCGCGTGATGGCCAATCTCCTGAGCAACGCCCTCAAGCACACCACCAGCGGCGGCACCATCAGCCTGAGCGTCCAGGTGGTCGGCGACCAGGTGCATGTCAGCGTCCGTGACAATGGCGAGGGCATCCCCGCCGAGGACATCCCCAATCTCTTCGCCGCCTTCGAACAGAGCCGCCTGACCCTGCACGGCCGCTTCGACACCGGCATGGGCCTGGCTTTTTGCAAAATGGCCATCGAAGAACACGGCGGCAGCATCTGGGTCGAATCCCAGCGCGGCAAAGGCAGCACCTTCACCTTCTCCCTGCCCTACGCCCAGGACAACGAGGAGGACGATTTCGCCGAACTGCTGGCGTAA
- the era gene encoding GTPase Era, whose translation MTDSSSAQTHSGFVAIVGKPNVGKSTLLNSFLGTKVAPTSPRPQTTRRGVRGIHTNGDRQLVFVDTPGMHKPKDALGKYMNHEVHSALSDVDAVVWVVDLRHPPTDEDRLVANSVRDLPKPLFLVGNKTDAAKYPDEAMKLYSALLEGRDGETTETMLSAQNNPNAVSTLREQLLEVLPENPFFFPVGAASDQSREMWAAEIIREEAMKKLRDELPYAVATRVNTWTEREDGLQRIEGEIIVEKNQHKGMVIGAGGKQLREIGQAARKQLEVFLNRKVYLGLEVIVIPGWREDEEALRELGYE comes from the coding sequence ATGACCGATTCTTCCTCTGCACAGACCCACTCCGGTTTTGTCGCCATCGTCGGCAAGCCCAACGTGGGTAAAAGCACGCTGCTGAACAGTTTTCTGGGAACGAAAGTGGCCCCCACCAGCCCGCGCCCGCAGACCACGCGCCGGGGCGTGCGCGGCATTCACACGAATGGAGACCGGCAACTGGTATTCGTGGACACGCCGGGGATGCACAAGCCCAAGGACGCGCTGGGCAAGTACATGAACCACGAGGTTCACAGCGCGCTCTCCGACGTGGACGCCGTGGTGTGGGTGGTCGATCTGCGCCACCCGCCCACCGACGAGGACAGGCTGGTGGCCAACAGCGTGCGCGACCTGCCCAAGCCGCTGTTTCTGGTCGGCAACAAGACCGACGCCGCCAAGTACCCGGACGAGGCCATGAAGCTGTACTCGGCGCTGCTGGAGGGCCGCGACGGCGAAACGACCGAGACCATGCTGTCGGCACAGAACAACCCCAATGCCGTGTCTACCCTGCGCGAGCAACTGCTGGAGGTGCTGCCCGAGAACCCCTTCTTCTTCCCGGTAGGCGCCGCCAGTGACCAGAGCCGTGAAATGTGGGCGGCCGAGATCATCCGCGAGGAAGCCATGAAAAAGCTGCGTGACGAGCTGCCCTACGCCGTGGCGACCCGCGTGAACACCTGGACGGAGCGCGAGGACGGCCTGCAACGCATCGAGGGCGAGATTATCGTCGAGAAGAACCAGCACAAGGGCATGGTGATCGGCGCGGGCGGCAAGCAGCTGCGCGAGATCGGGCAGGCGGCCCGCAAGCAGCTGGAGGTCTTCCTGAACCGCAAGGTGTACCTGGGCCTGGAAGTCATCGTGATTCCGGGCTGGCGCGAGGACGAGGAAGCCCTGCGCGAACTGGGCTACGAGTAA
- a CDS encoding NYN domain-containing protein: MERIGLFIDGANVYAAAKRLGWNFDHRKILEHFAGYGALYNAFYYTAIPLPMDDKQKRFIDALTYMGYTVRTRPLRETADENGDTSRRASLDIELVTDLLSTEGRYDVAVLLTGDGDFERPVEVLRARGKRIVVACIPEMTSYELRNAADEYVDFKDIRASVERPGYRLPSEAQGARERADGGRPFYASVALSDSDDH, translated from the coding sequence ATGGAACGTATTGGACTTTTTATTGATGGCGCGAACGTGTACGCGGCGGCCAAACGGCTGGGGTGGAATTTCGACCACCGCAAGATTCTGGAGCACTTCGCGGGGTACGGGGCGCTGTACAACGCTTTTTATTACACGGCGATTCCCCTGCCGATGGACGACAAGCAGAAGCGCTTTATCGACGCGCTGACCTACATGGGGTACACCGTGCGCACCCGGCCGCTGCGCGAAACGGCGGACGAGAACGGTGACACGTCCCGCCGCGCCAGCCTGGACATCGAACTGGTGACCGACCTGCTGAGCACCGAGGGGCGCTACGACGTGGCGGTGCTGCTGACCGGCGACGGGGATTTCGAGCGCCCGGTCGAGGTGCTGCGGGCGCGTGGCAAACGCATCGTGGTGGCGTGCATTCCCGAGATGACCAGTTACGAGCTGCGCAACGCCGCCGATGAATACGTGGATTTCAAGGATATTCGGGCCAGCGTCGAGCGCCCCGGTTACCGTCTGCCCAGCGAGGCGCAGGGAGCGCGCGAACGGGCGGACGGGGGACGGCCTTTTTACGCCAGTGTGGCCCTGAGTGACAGTGATGACCACTGA
- a CDS encoding response regulator, with protein sequence MSEPVRVLLVDDHAVVRQGLKLFLGLDPDIEVVGEAANGEEALQEAQHLTPDVIVMDLMMPVMDGISATRRLRKMLPDTEVIALTSTLEEHKVNGAIEAGAISYMLKDASSDTLADAIHAAARGEVRLHPEAARRLVRDFRGGEMRESLTPKETIVLQLIAHGQSNKEIAADQGVSEATVKTHVSRLLSKLGLDSRTQAALYALKSGIASLDGVEV encoded by the coding sequence ATGTCTGAACCTGTTCGCGTTCTGCTTGTCGACGATCACGCCGTGGTGCGCCAGGGCCTGAAACTCTTTCTGGGCCTCGACCCGGACATCGAGGTGGTGGGCGAGGCCGCCAACGGCGAAGAAGCCCTTCAGGAGGCGCAACACCTCACGCCGGACGTGATCGTGATGGACCTGATGATGCCGGTGATGGACGGCATTAGCGCCACCCGCCGGTTGCGGAAAATGCTGCCCGACACCGAGGTCATCGCGCTGACCAGCACCCTTGAAGAACACAAGGTGAACGGGGCGATTGAGGCCGGGGCGATCAGTTACATGCTCAAGGACGCGTCGTCAGACACCCTGGCCGACGCCATTCACGCCGCTGCGCGCGGTGAAGTCCGGTTGCACCCCGAAGCCGCCCGCCGCCTGGTGCGCGATTTCCGGGGCGGCGAGATGCGCGAGAGCCTGACCCCCAAGGAAACGATTGTGTTGCAGCTGATCGCCCACGGGCAGAGCAACAAGGAAATTGCCGCCGACCAGGGTGTCAGCGAGGCCACCGTCAAAACCCACGTCAGCCGCCTGCTCAGCAAACTGGGCCTGGACAGCCGCACCCAGGCGGCCCTGTACGCCCTGAAGTCCGGCATTGCCAGCCTGGACGGCGTCGAGGTGTAA
- a CDS encoding non-heme iron oxygenase ferredoxin subunit — MSERIQVGSADTYPPGWQGTVDMGGVSVLVVNHQGQFYALRNNCTHKDYPLLGGDMQDGKITCEKHGGKFELETGKARALPAVKPVKLFRAEVEGGMLYVQEL, encoded by the coding sequence ATGAGTGAACGAATACAGGTCGGATCCGCCGACACTTATCCGCCCGGCTGGCAGGGCACCGTGGATATGGGAGGCGTCAGCGTGCTGGTCGTGAATCACCAGGGGCAGTTCTACGCCCTGCGCAACAACTGCACCCACAAGGACTACCCGCTGCTGGGCGGCGACATGCAGGACGGCAAGATCACCTGCGAGAAACACGGCGGCAAATTCGAGCTGGAGACTGGCAAGGCCCGGGCGCTGCCGGCCGTCAAGCCGGTCAAACTCTTCCGTGCAGAAGTCGAGGGCGGCATGCTGTACGTGCAGGAACTGTAA
- a CDS encoding sensor histidine kinase, whose amino-acid sequence MMVSVTPWEQQEVTPREGTFSEVLHLRTVRVALYIVLALPLSGVIYGVMFAGVLAGVTTLPVLVGAGLLLGCLWLVGGFAEVQRWLARLLGLRFARPAWPPVYQGVMPWLRATLSEGATYRALLFHAIQFPLVVLCWAVLVVLLEVMVVGLGSPLWFWYPEWFRLSWGDRTWHLSAISIAGLFVMGVGATLVTAGVLNLMGRMWVRLAAGLLAREVGVEAARREVIALRRAAGSVALGDDLQATLADLTEQARAASTARTVALLTPEGTLRATAGPDDLSGPLEPLPAPGEASVHVTPDDRVLAALPVSLPASAGLQGGTLRAGYAPGVRPGQDELAFLLSIADHAGTALHAAQLIERAGVRAGEQERARLARELHDSVAQALYGISLGAKTARATLERDPERTRASLEYTINLAEGGVSEMKALLFSLRPDALEEGGLIAALTQHARALEARHGLKVQAELNEEPPLTPDAQAAAYRVMQEALHNVVKHARATQVCLAVRQDGLQVVLTVQDDGRGFDPQAPRPGSLGQRSMRERAAGAGGTLHVQSAEGQGTTLTLTLPASQVARAAPQEVRA is encoded by the coding sequence ATGATGGTCAGCGTGACGCCGTGGGAACAGCAGGAGGTGACGCCGCGTGAGGGTACTTTTTCCGAGGTGCTGCACCTGCGTACCGTGCGCGTGGCGCTTTACATTGTGCTGGCGTTGCCGCTCAGCGGCGTGATTTACGGGGTGATGTTCGCTGGGGTGCTGGCGGGCGTCACGACCTTGCCGGTGCTGGTGGGCGCGGGGCTGCTGCTGGGGTGCCTGTGGCTGGTGGGGGGCTTTGCGGAGGTGCAGCGCTGGCTGGCGCGGCTCCTCGGGCTGCGCTTCGCGCGTCCGGCGTGGCCGCCGGTGTACCAGGGCGTCATGCCCTGGCTGCGGGCCACCCTGAGTGAGGGCGCGACCTACCGCGCGCTGCTGTTTCACGCCATTCAGTTTCCGCTGGTGGTGCTGTGCTGGGCGGTACTGGTGGTTCTGCTGGAGGTCATGGTGGTGGGGCTGGGGTCGCCGCTGTGGTTCTGGTATCCGGAGTGGTTTCGCCTGTCCTGGGGGGACCGAACCTGGCACCTGTCGGCAATCTCCATCGCAGGACTGTTCGTGATGGGGGTGGGGGCCACGCTGGTCACGGCGGGGGTGCTGAACCTGATGGGCCGCATGTGGGTGCGCCTGGCGGCGGGCCTGCTGGCGCGGGAGGTGGGCGTGGAAGCCGCCCGGCGCGAGGTGATCGCCCTGCGCCGCGCCGCCGGCAGCGTGGCCCTGGGGGATGACCTGCAAGCCACCCTGGCTGACCTGACCGAGCAGGCCCGCGCGGCCAGCACCGCCCGCACGGTGGCGCTGCTGACCCCAGAGGGGACGCTGCGGGCCACGGCTGGCCCGGACGACCTGAGTGGGCCGCTGGAGCCGCTGCCGGCGCCCGGTGAGGCCAGCGTGCACGTGACCCCGGACGACCGGGTGCTGGCCGCCCTGCCGGTGAGCCTGCCGGCCAGTGCCGGCCTTCAGGGCGGCACGCTGCGGGCCGGCTACGCGCCGGGGGTGCGCCCCGGACAGGACGAACTGGCCTTTTTGCTGAGCATCGCCGATCACGCCGGGACGGCCCTGCACGCCGCGCAGCTGATCGAACGGGCGGGCGTGCGGGCCGGCGAGCAGGAACGCGCCCGGCTGGCCCGTGAGCTGCACGACAGCGTGGCGCAGGCGCTGTACGGCATTTCGCTGGGGGCCAAGACCGCCCGCGCCACGCTGGAGCGCGACCCCGAGCGGACGCGGGCCAGCCTGGAGTACACCATCAACCTGGCCGAAGGCGGCGTCAGCGAGATGAAGGCCCTGCTGTTCAGCCTGCGCCCCGACGCGCTGGAGGAAGGCGGGCTGATCGCGGCCCTGACGCAGCACGCCCGCGCCCTGGAAGCCCGCCACGGCCTGAAGGTGCAGGCTGAATTGAACGAGGAACCGCCCCTGACGCCGGACGCGCAGGCCGCCGCCTACCGCGTCATGCAAGAAGCCCTGCACAACGTGGTGAAGCACGCCCGCGCCACGCAGGTGTGCCTGGCCGTGCGCCAGGACGGTCTTCAGGTGGTTTTGACCGTGCAGGATGACGGGCGCGGCTTCGACCCGCAGGCTCCCCGGCCGGGTTCACTGGGCCAGCGCAGCATGCGCGAACGCGCCGCCGGGGCGGGCGGAACCCTGCATGTCCAGAGCGCCGAGGGCCAGGGCACCACGCTCACGCTGACGTTGCCGGCCAGTCAGGTGGCCAGGGCCGCGCCGCAGGAGGTCCGGGCGTGA
- the rocF gene encoding arginase, with amino-acid sequence MQISVLGIPMDLGAGRRGVDMGPSALRNAHLAARLRELGHTVSDLGDVDVAIPETLDKLETGGLVFLDSIQHACRSAAERVAALPEGVFPLTLGGDHSVSMGTVTGNALRGKPGGARMGLIWVDAHTDYNTPQSSPSGNIHGMPVAHLTGLGDPQLAGLGGGWHMRPEDIVMIGIRSVDGRERDLMREAGIKAYTMKDVDQLGMTRIYEETLERLSGTERLHVSFDADALDPTVCPGVGTPVPGGLTYREGHLLMELLCESGRVTSMDIVEVNPILDTLNQTAEVMVGMAASLLGQRIM; translated from the coding sequence ATGCAGATTTCGGTACTGGGGATTCCCATGGATTTAGGAGCGGGGCGGCGCGGCGTGGACATGGGACCGTCGGCCCTGCGAAACGCACACCTGGCCGCCCGATTGCGTGAACTGGGCCACACCGTGAGCGACCTGGGGGACGTGGACGTCGCCATTCCCGAGACACTGGACAAACTGGAAACGGGCGGTCTGGTGTTCCTGGATTCCATTCAGCACGCCTGCCGAAGTGCCGCCGAGCGCGTGGCCGCCCTGCCCGAAGGCGTGTTTCCCCTGACGCTGGGCGGGGATCACAGCGTCAGCATGGGCACCGTGACCGGCAACGCCCTGCGCGGAAAACCCGGCGGCGCCCGGATGGGCCTGATCTGGGTGGACGCCCACACCGATTACAACACGCCGCAAAGCAGTCCCAGCGGCAACATTCACGGCATGCCGGTGGCGCACCTGACCGGCCTGGGCGACCCACAACTCGCCGGGTTGGGCGGCGGCTGGCACATGCGCCCCGAGGACATCGTGATGATCGGCATTCGCAGCGTGGATGGGCGCGAGCGTGACCTGATGCGTGAGGCGGGCATCAAGGCCTACACCATGAAGGATGTCGATCAGCTGGGCATGACCCGCATTTACGAGGAAACCCTGGAGCGCCTCTCGGGCACCGAGCGCCTGCACGTCTCCTTCGACGCGGACGCCCTCGATCCCACCGTCTGCCCCGGCGTGGGGACGCCTGTTCCCGGCGGCCTGACGTACCGTGAGGGCCACCTGCTGATGGAACTGCTGTGCGAGTCCGGGCGCGTGACCAGCATGGACATCGTGGAAGTGAACCCCATTCTGGACACCCTCAACCAGACGGCCGAAGTCATGGTGGGCATGGCCGCCAGCCTGCTCGGACAGCGCATCATGTGA
- a CDS encoding YIP1 family protein, translated as MSKPNPTVQATQAQITDMFAQSTTVLAQPNPNTFERFERRGGLTQALVFVMVAAVVSALIGAFFAPMHDTSFFGTLFSRLIGIPAQFLIFTGAVYLIGRNLFKGTGTFDEVTYSFALFYVPLSLIGSVLGIFGILSWPVHLLVFLAMVYYGYLAVQSSLNLRDTTSSVATLILSGLASMWIGLLFL; from the coding sequence ATGAGCAAACCGAACCCCACCGTCCAGGCGACCCAGGCGCAAATCACGGATATGTTTGCCCAGAGCACCACCGTGCTGGCTCAGCCCAACCCCAACACCTTCGAGCGGTTCGAGCGGCGCGGCGGCCTGACGCAGGCGCTGGTGTTCGTGATGGTGGCGGCGGTGGTCTCGGCCCTGATCGGGGCATTCTTTGCGCCCATGCACGACACGAGTTTCTTCGGGACGTTGTTCAGCCGGCTGATCGGCATTCCCGCGCAGTTTCTGATCTTTACGGGGGCCGTGTACCTGATTGGCCGCAACCTCTTCAAAGGAACCGGCACCTTCGATGAAGTGACGTACTCGTTCGCCCTGTTCTACGTGCCCCTCAGCCTCATCGGCAGTGTGCTGGGCATCTTCGGCATTCTGAGCTGGCCGGTGCACCTGCTGGTGTTCCTGGCGATGGTGTACTACGGTTACCTGGCGGTGCAGTCCAGCCTGAACCTGCGCGACACCACCAGCTCCGTGGCGACCCTGATCCTGAGCGGCCTGGCCAGCATGTGGATCGGTCTGCTGTTCCTGTAA